From the genome of Sphingobacterium kitahiroshimense, one region includes:
- a CDS encoding Piwi domain-containing protein translates to MQLNYFPINIEFEKYQINTELYSDERLTELRGLYNATHSFFRNGDSIYISNKDSDDSTPIGILTERSTYSDHQITASLIKHIFFRTFKDRFPRYTPVDFYPFRFFSGKDDIIKNALPDSLKDRIGYKKLIEVQLRLTEINGKKRFGFLVNIKRNWIFDISCAELHSEGFELIGLDVLHAETLPGLTNILAPNEEFVGVLKEVIGNKAKVETNEGLKEFELSELLIRKTKFNIGKYLSFATSPDKSDEILNIIEGKRSDIYNPKNLYTEISKIAEHLFSENGKLVLFQNKESFCFTVDSKPISVSNTMELKNPTFIFDHAVTKTNNYNPDAGLSNYGPYDSNTFDIKSPNILSICNKNTRGNFTKFLYSLKDGIPQSRYFQKGLQKKYDLQDIVFNIKEIQDYTINEYLNAIRSDDESKPDLAIIEIPAAFKRYDDRNNPYYAIKAKLLALEIPVQYVTAEVVKSHNEYILNSLALQIYAKLGGIPWVLPSQRSVDREIVIGIGHSWLRKNQYAGSEQNRVVGITTFLSGDGQYLLSDKVKDVAFENYFSELLKSLKNSIERLSSEYGWAEGDTVRLIFHIFKPIKNTEFDVISQLVKEINQYKIKFAFVTISQSHPNMIFDTTQQGVQKYGNSNVIGAFIPSRASNVFLDSETCIVQMLGPNELKTSRQGMSKPIQIKIRTPQGNYDNNGLNDLIFHDLSYITQQIFSFTYLSWRSFLPGEEPATMKYSNLISRLLGKMRSVPGWDADSLNYGLKRKKWFL, encoded by the coding sequence ATGCAGCTTAATTACTTTCCAATAAATATTGAGTTTGAAAAATATCAAATCAATACTGAATTATATAGCGATGAACGTCTTACTGAATTAAGAGGTTTGTACAATGCTACGCATTCTTTTTTTAGAAACGGTGATTCTATATACATTTCCAACAAGGACAGTGATGACAGCACTCCAATTGGTATATTAACAGAACGAAGTACATATAGTGATCATCAGATCACAGCCTCATTGATAAAGCATATCTTTTTCAGAACTTTCAAAGACCGTTTCCCAAGATACACTCCCGTAGATTTTTATCCTTTCCGTTTCTTTTCGGGTAAAGACGATATCATTAAAAATGCCTTGCCAGATAGTTTAAAAGACAGGATAGGTTATAAAAAGCTCATTGAAGTGCAATTGCGTTTGACCGAGATCAATGGAAAAAAACGTTTCGGTTTCTTGGTCAATATCAAACGTAACTGGATTTTTGACATTAGTTGTGCTGAGTTACATTCAGAAGGATTTGAATTGATTGGTCTTGATGTATTGCATGCAGAAACCTTGCCTGGATTAACGAATATTCTCGCTCCCAATGAAGAATTTGTTGGAGTTCTAAAAGAAGTAATAGGAAACAAAGCAAAAGTTGAAACCAATGAAGGTTTGAAAGAATTTGAATTAAGTGAATTGCTAATTCGAAAAACAAAATTCAACATCGGGAAGTACCTGAGTTTTGCCACATCACCAGATAAAAGTGATGAAATATTGAACATCATTGAGGGTAAACGATCTGATATCTACAATCCCAAAAATCTCTATACCGAAATTAGTAAAATAGCAGAACACTTATTTAGTGAAAACGGAAAACTGGTTTTATTCCAGAATAAAGAAAGTTTTTGTTTTACGGTAGATAGCAAACCGATCTCTGTTTCAAATACGATGGAACTAAAAAATCCTACGTTTATTTTTGACCATGCTGTTACAAAGACCAATAATTATAACCCAGATGCAGGTCTGTCTAATTATGGCCCTTATGACAGCAATACATTTGATATCAAATCACCAAACATCCTTTCTATCTGTAACAAGAATACCCGTGGCAATTTCACAAAGTTCCTTTATAGTCTTAAAGATGGTATTCCGCAATCCAGATATTTCCAAAAAGGACTGCAAAAGAAATACGATTTGCAAGATATAGTATTTAACATTAAGGAAATTCAGGATTATACTATAAATGAATATCTAAATGCAATTAGAAGTGATGATGAAAGTAAACCAGATTTAGCTATTATTGAAATCCCAGCAGCATTTAAAAGATATGATGACCGAAATAATCCATATTATGCTATAAAAGCAAAATTACTTGCTCTTGAAATTCCGGTTCAATATGTTACTGCAGAGGTAGTAAAAAGCCATAATGAATACATTTTAAATTCACTTGCATTGCAAATTTATGCAAAGCTTGGCGGTATTCCTTGGGTTTTGCCTTCGCAGCGTTCGGTCGATAGAGAAATAGTAATTGGTATTGGGCATAGTTGGCTCAGGAAAAATCAATACGCAGGATCCGAACAAAACAGAGTGGTTGGTATCACAACCTTTCTTTCGGGAGATGGTCAGTATCTATTATCAGATAAAGTAAAAGATGTAGCTTTTGAAAATTACTTTTCGGAGTTGCTTAAAAGCCTAAAAAATTCCATCGAAAGGCTATCATCAGAATATGGTTGGGCAGAAGGTGATACTGTACGTCTAATTTTTCACATATTCAAACCTATCAAAAACACAGAGTTCGATGTAATCAGTCAACTGGTCAAAGAAATTAATCAGTATAAGATAAAATTTGCTTTTGTTACAATTAGCCAATCGCACCCAAATATGATTTTTGACACCACTCAGCAGGGTGTACAGAAGTATGGTAACAGCAATGTTATCGGTGCGTTTATCCCCAGCCGAGCAAGTAATGTTTTTTTGGATTCAGAAACTTGTATTGTTCAAATGTTGGGACCGAATGAATTGAAAACATCTAGGCAAGGGATGAGCAAGCCCATTCAAATTAAAATACGCACCCCACAAGGCAATTATGACAATAATGGATTGAATGATTTGATATTTCATGATTTGAGTTATATCACACAGCAAATATTCTCATTCACTTACCTGTCTTGGCGTAGTTTTTTACCAGGAGAAGAACCCGCAACAATGAAGTATTCCAACCTTATTTCACGCTTGCTCGGCAAAATGAGAAGTGTTCCTGGCTGGGATGCGGATAGCTTAAACTATGGATTAAAAAGAAAGAAATGGTTCCTTTAG
- a CDS encoding type I restriction endonuclease subunit R yields the protein MDTPSFIEDHISQIPALKLLMNMGWKYLSPEEALAARGGRSSNVLLEDILKSQVQKINKIDYKQKEFAFSESNINNAILAIRDLPVQDGFIAANKAYYELITLGKSFDQTVLGDKKSFSFRYIDWEKSENNIYHITEEYSVLRSDRADHYRPDIVLFINGIPMVIIECKSPKIKEPVEKAIEQHLRNQQEDGIRSLYLYSNLTFALASNEAKYGTTATSKEFWGVWKEMFRTKEEERFWENKINILKHKALPENERTVLFKERFRKVWQYFENLEQEEQVITTQDKLLFSFCHPKRLLEIIYDFTLYDDGIKKVARYQQYFAIKNTLTRILKIDTKGNHEGGVIWHTQGSGKSLTMVMLAQLIASHPNIKNPKILLVTDRIDLDDQITETFKKCHVPVVNADKGASKEIAKKLRGEILDDNEQEKLKKDTSLLKLITESGDAVITTLIHKFEAAVNASPQSFDSSEIYILIDEGHRSQYGSFNVKMQKVFPNACFIAFTGTPLLKKEKSTASKFGGIIDVYSITDAVEDGAVVPLLYEGRHNLIEVNEKPLDNYFDKVSEPLTPYGKAALKRKYSSKNILNKADQVIYARAWDITEHYVDNFQGTGFKGQLVTPNKATAIKYKEYLDEIGKVSSEIIMSAPDTREGEEDAFDVSDDKVKKFWNVRMDKYGTQDKYEKSVIGAFKKQDFPEIIIVVDKLLTGFDAPRNIALYLTRQLKEHTLLQAIARVNRVYPGKDYGYIIDYFGNLENLDNAIQTYSGENMFDAEDLAGSWTNIVEEIKKLPQAHSEVWDIFKTIKNKYDEPAYEELLSDEAIRHQFYEKVSAFARLLKLALSSIDFANNTPEKQIDKYKSDLKFFLALRVSVKRRFSDDIDYKEYEPQVQKLIDKHITTEGEVLRITDLVDIFDKEQREAEVEKLSSKSAKADHIASRTIRAINIKMNEDPIFYKKLSKLIREAIEEYHQQRIDEAEFLKKAKEYEEAFLKGERGNIPNALLGNDTGIAIYNLITDIFKDVLSDKIEVATELALGIDQVIRSVVYQNDQLMVDWQNKPDIEGKIRIAIDDYIFDLKSKYDIDLSFDDIDQTVEEALKVAKIKFV from the coding sequence ATGGACACACCCTCATTCATAGAAGACCATATTTCCCAAATTCCGGCGTTAAAATTGCTGATGAATATGGGCTGGAAATACCTATCGCCAGAGGAGGCTTTAGCAGCCCGTGGAGGAAGAAGCTCGAATGTGCTATTAGAAGATATTCTAAAAAGCCAAGTACAGAAGATTAATAAAATTGATTATAAGCAAAAGGAATTTGCTTTTTCCGAATCTAACATCAACAATGCAATACTTGCAATCAGGGATTTACCAGTACAAGATGGTTTTATAGCAGCGAATAAGGCCTATTACGAACTCATCACATTAGGGAAAAGTTTTGACCAAACGGTTTTAGGTGATAAAAAAAGTTTCTCTTTTCGTTATATTGACTGGGAAAAGTCGGAAAACAACATCTATCACATAACTGAAGAATATAGTGTACTACGTTCAGATAGAGCCGATCATTACCGACCAGATATTGTACTATTTATTAATGGTATTCCGATGGTCATTATTGAATGTAAGTCGCCTAAAATAAAAGAGCCTGTAGAAAAAGCCATTGAACAGCATTTAAGAAACCAGCAAGAAGACGGAATTCGAAGCTTGTATTTGTACTCCAATCTTACATTTGCTTTGGCCTCTAATGAAGCAAAATATGGTACAACCGCTACCAGCAAAGAATTTTGGGGAGTTTGGAAAGAAATGTTCCGTACTAAAGAAGAAGAACGTTTTTGGGAAAATAAAATCAACATTTTAAAGCACAAAGCTTTACCAGAAAATGAGCGTACAGTATTATTTAAAGAACGATTTAGAAAGGTCTGGCAATATTTTGAAAATTTAGAACAAGAGGAACAGGTTATTACTACGCAGGATAAACTACTCTTTAGTTTTTGCCATCCCAAACGATTATTGGAAATTATATATGATTTCACTTTGTATGATGACGGTATCAAAAAAGTAGCCCGATACCAGCAGTATTTTGCGATTAAAAACACGTTGACTAGAATCCTAAAAATCGATACCAAAGGTAATCACGAAGGTGGTGTGATTTGGCATACACAAGGAAGCGGAAAATCTTTGACTATGGTGATGCTAGCTCAATTAATTGCTTCACATCCGAATATTAAAAATCCTAAGATACTTTTGGTAACAGATCGTATTGATCTGGATGACCAGATAACAGAAACGTTCAAAAAATGTCATGTGCCAGTAGTTAATGCTGATAAAGGAGCATCAAAGGAAATAGCTAAAAAACTCAGAGGGGAAATACTGGATGATAACGAACAGGAAAAATTAAAGAAGGATACCAGCCTTTTAAAATTGATTACAGAATCCGGCGATGCAGTCATCACCACCCTAATTCATAAATTTGAAGCTGCTGTTAATGCAAGCCCTCAATCATTTGATAGCTCAGAAATTTACATTTTGATAGACGAAGGACACCGTTCACAATACGGTTCTTTCAATGTCAAAATGCAGAAAGTATTTCCAAATGCCTGTTTTATCGCATTTACTGGGACGCCATTGTTGAAAAAAGAAAAAAGCACAGCGAGTAAGTTTGGAGGCATTATCGATGTGTATTCGATTACGGATGCTGTAGAAGACGGAGCCGTTGTCCCTTTGTTATATGAAGGCAGGCATAACCTTATTGAGGTTAATGAAAAACCGTTGGATAATTATTTTGACAAGGTTTCGGAACCACTTACACCCTACGGAAAAGCGGCTTTGAAGAGAAAATACAGTTCGAAAAATATCCTTAATAAAGCCGATCAGGTTATTTACGCCAGAGCCTGGGATATCACTGAACATTATGTGGATAATTTTCAAGGCACTGGTTTTAAAGGGCAGCTGGTAACACCCAATAAAGCCACAGCAATTAAATACAAAGAGTATTTGGACGAAATTGGCAAAGTAAGCTCTGAAATAATCATGTCTGCTCCCGACACTCGGGAAGGCGAAGAAGACGCCTTTGATGTATCGGACGATAAAGTGAAAAAATTCTGGAATGTCCGAATGGATAAATACGGCACACAGGATAAATATGAAAAGTCTGTAATCGGTGCGTTTAAAAAACAAGACTTTCCTGAAATTATCATAGTGGTGGACAAACTACTGACGGGTTTTGATGCTCCAAGAAATATTGCGTTGTATTTGACCCGTCAATTAAAAGAACATACTTTGTTACAAGCTATTGCTCGTGTAAATCGTGTGTATCCTGGAAAGGATTATGGTTATATAATAGACTATTTTGGTAATTTGGAGAACTTGGACAACGCCATTCAGACATATTCCGGTGAGAATATGTTTGATGCAGAAGATTTAGCCGGAAGCTGGACAAATATAGTAGAAGAAATCAAAAAATTACCTCAGGCACATTCCGAGGTTTGGGATATTTTCAAAACTATTAAAAACAAATATGATGAACCGGCTTATGAAGAATTGCTTAGCGATGAAGCTATCCGGCATCAGTTTTATGAGAAAGTATCTGCTTTTGCACGTTTACTAAAACTGGCATTATCCAGTATTGATTTTGCTAACAACACCCCTGAAAAACAAATTGACAAGTATAAGTCTGATTTGAAATTCTTTTTGGCATTGCGTGTTTCTGTCAAAAGGAGATTTTCTGATGATATTGACTACAAGGAATATGAGCCACAGGTACAAAAATTAATTGACAAGCATATCACGACAGAGGGCGAAGTGCTTAGGATAACGGATTTAGTCGATATTTTTGACAAAGAACAACGAGAAGCTGAAGTTGAGAAATTAAGCAGTAAATCTGCTAAAGCGGATCATATCGCCAGCAGAACTATTCGAGCCATCAATATCAAAATGAATGAGGATCCCATCTTTTATAAAAAGCTGTCTAAACTCATTCGTGAAGCGATTGAAGAATATCATCAGCAAAGAATTGACGAAGCTGAATTCCTAAAAAAAGCTAAAGAGTATGAGGAGGCATTTTTAAAAGGAGAACGAGGGAATATTCCAAATGCTTTGCTAGGAAATGATACAGGTATTGCTATTTATAATCTTATAACTGATATTTTTAAAGATGTGCTTTCTGATAAAATCGAAGTTGCTACAGAGCTTGCTCTTGGTATAGATCAAGTAATCCGTTCAGTAGTATATCAAAATGATCAATTGATGGTAGATTGGCAGAACAAACCTGATATAGAAGGTAAAATTCGCATCGCTATTGATGATTACATCTTCGATTTGAAAAGCAAATACGACATTGACTTGTCTTTCGATGATATTGATCAGACCGTAGAAGAGGCATTAAAAGTAGCTAAAATCAAGTTTGTATGA
- a CDS encoding M48 family metallopeptidase — translation MMVENIHKIQFGSATIEYRLEFQDRKNLTIKVYPDCIVKIIAPYDTAVEKITQHIKKKAPWIIKQQREFLSYHPYTPERIYVNGETHLYLGRQYKLRVEIGNRNEVKLFRGHITVLSKEENNVKDILDKWYREKAFVHFDEVLSKVYPMFKKYKINKPELHIRSMEKRWGSCTPNGKVILNPELIKAPKGSIEYVVVHELCHLVHHNHTKAFYDLQEVMMPDWKKWKEKLEHSLV, via the coding sequence ATGATGGTGGAAAATATCCATAAGATACAATTTGGTTCTGCTACAATTGAATATAGACTCGAATTTCAGGATAGAAAAAATTTGACTATTAAAGTCTATCCAGATTGTATTGTAAAAATAATAGCACCGTATGATACAGCGGTGGAAAAAATTACACAGCATATCAAAAAAAAAGCTCCATGGATCATCAAACAACAACGTGAATTTTTATCCTACCATCCATACACACCAGAACGAATATATGTCAATGGAGAAACACATCTGTATTTGGGAAGACAATATAAGCTACGTGTAGAAATAGGTAATAGAAATGAGGTGAAGCTTTTCAGAGGGCATATTACGGTACTTTCTAAAGAGGAAAATAACGTTAAAGATATTCTCGATAAGTGGTATCGAGAGAAGGCATTCGTTCATTTTGACGAGGTATTGAGTAAAGTGTATCCCATGTTTAAGAAATACAAAATCAATAAACCAGAATTACATATCCGCTCTATGGAAAAACGTTGGGGAAGTTGTACGCCAAATGGTAAGGTTATTCTAAATCCAGAGTTAATCAAAGCTCCTAAAGGTAGTATTGAGTATGTAGTTGTTCATGAATTGTGCCATTTAGTGCATCACAACCATACAAAGGCTTTCTATGATTTACAGGAGGTAATGATGCCAGACTGGAAGAAATGGAAAGAGAAGTTAGAACATAGTTTAGTGTGA
- a CDS encoding DUF3408 domain-containing protein, producing MKKDKKNRNTVAAGSNSDTVSNTAKTTYENAFMQMNKMQKRGNKSIYLSPEHHERLTRIVQIIGDDKIPLFAYLNNILEHHFKVFEDMITKEFKEKYKGLF from the coding sequence ATGAAGAAAGATAAAAAGAACAGGAATACTGTTGCAGCCGGCAGCAACTCCGATACAGTTAGCAATACAGCTAAAACAACCTATGAAAATGCATTTATGCAAATGAATAAAATGCAGAAAAGAGGCAATAAAAGCATATACCTAAGTCCTGAACATCACGAGCGTTTAACCCGCATAGTCCAGATTATAGGCGATGATAAAATACCCTTGTTTGCCTATCTCAATAATATTCTTGAACATCATTTTAAAGTATTTGAAGATATGATTACAAAAGAGTTCAAGGAAAAGTACAAAGGCTTGTTTTAA
- a CDS encoding DUF3408 domain-containing protein — translation MASDNKNNDFEKPNVDEEYLMNVISGDEPVAPPSNNKKQDVPKETKPREKVRNSSSKKADYEETFLVNRFPSGRNGKVVYIRPEYHERLLRIVQLTREERTTLYSYIDNILEHHFREYGDDITDYFNEHFKPIL, via the coding sequence ATGGCTTCAGATAACAAAAACAACGATTTTGAAAAGCCCAATGTTGATGAGGAATACCTTATGAACGTCATAAGCGGCGATGAGCCTGTTGCTCCACCGAGCAATAACAAAAAGCAGGATGTACCAAAGGAAACAAAGCCCAGGGAAAAAGTCCGTAACAGTTCATCAAAGAAAGCGGACTATGAGGAAACGTTTTTGGTCAATCGGTTTCCATCGGGGCGTAACGGCAAGGTGGTTTACATACGCCCTGAATACCACGAAAGATTGCTCCGCATCGTTCAACTGACAAGGGAAGAAAGAACAACGCTCTACTCTTACATTGACAATATTCTTGAACATCATTTCAGAGAGTACGGGGACGATATTACCGATTATTTCAATGAACATTTTAAACCCATTTTATAA
- a CDS encoding ParA family protein, whose protein sequence is METTKKTLKISFSTQKGGVGKSTMTTLLASVLHYRLGFNVLVMDCDFPQHSLTNMRERDKRTIMQNDYHKKAAMKQFQAINKKAYPIIKCKAETALEKASEYRSQSVVVPDVIFFDLPGTANTKGVLTTLKKMDFIFSPITADRLVVESTLGFTKAFLGLPQTDEGNPEQEMWLFWNQVDGREKTGLYDAYQSVIKELNLPIMETRIMDSKRFRKETDDTGSYVFRSSLLPAEPQLMKATKMDLFVEEFLKITHL, encoded by the coding sequence ATGGAAACAACAAAGAAAACTTTAAAAATCAGCTTCTCCACCCAAAAAGGCGGTGTGGGAAAATCTACAATGACCACTTTGCTGGCAAGTGTGCTTCACTACCGTTTAGGTTTTAATGTGCTGGTGATGGACTGCGACTTTCCGCAACACAGCCTGACCAATATGCGTGAACGGGATAAGAGAACCATAATGCAGAACGACTACCATAAAAAGGCGGCAATGAAGCAGTTTCAAGCCATCAACAAAAAAGCGTACCCGATTATTAAATGCAAAGCTGAAACAGCTTTGGAGAAAGCATCGGAATACAGAAGCCAGTCGGTGGTTGTACCGGATGTTATTTTCTTCGACCTGCCGGGAACAGCCAATACCAAAGGCGTACTGACTACCTTAAAAAAAATGGACTTCATCTTTTCGCCCATTACTGCCGACCGTTTGGTAGTGGAAAGTACATTGGGCTTTACCAAAGCCTTTCTCGGACTTCCCCAAACGGACGAGGGCAATCCCGAACAAGAGATGTGGCTATTTTGGAACCAAGTGGACGGCAGGGAAAAAACAGGTTTGTATGATGCGTATCAAAGTGTCATCAAAGAACTCAACCTGCCTATAATGGAAACAAGAATAATGGATAGCAAGCGTTTCCGAAAGGAAACAGACGATACAGGTAGTTATGTATTCCGGTCAAGTTTGCTGCCTGCCGAACCACAGTTAATGAAAGCAACTAAAATGGATTTGTTTGTCGAGGAATTTTTAAAAATCACTCATCTATAA
- the mobA gene encoding conjugal transfer protein MobA: MNENNNKKQNKGGRRAKTDPSIHRHVFRLTDEENTKLLSLFEASGMPNKAKFIISLLFNKEMKSVKIDKGTVDFYMRLTSFHSQFRSIGVNYNQIVKLLYKNFSEKKAAAFLYKLEKQTAEMAMLCQKIIQITEEFEAKHLKKQS; encoded by the coding sequence ATGAACGAGAACAATAACAAAAAACAGAATAAGGGCGGACGGAGAGCTAAGACCGACCCAAGCATCCACCGCCACGTTTTCCGCCTTACAGACGAAGAAAATACCAAACTTTTATCGCTTTTTGAAGCATCGGGAATGCCCAATAAAGCAAAGTTTATCATTTCCCTGCTGTTCAATAAGGAAATGAAATCGGTTAAAATTGACAAGGGAACGGTTGATTTTTATATGCGATTGACCTCGTTTCACAGCCAGTTTCGCTCCATAGGTGTGAATTATAACCAGATTGTAAAGCTGTTGTACAAGAATTTTTCCGAGAAAAAAGCCGCAGCATTCCTTTACAAATTGGAAAAGCAGACGGCTGAAATGGCGATGCTATGCCAAAAAATCATTCAGATAACTGAAGAATTTGAAGCAAAACATCTAAAAAAACAGTCTTAG
- the mobB gene encoding conjugal transfer protein MobB: MIAKIGRRENLYGALAYNQLKVENENGQILFANKMIETANGQYSVAQLAQSFVPYLIANRNTEKHTLHISLNPDPNDKVSDDKFREMAEEYMKEMGYGEQPFVVFKHTDIDRSHIHIVSVCVDEDGKKISDKFEKMRSMNMCRELERKHGLIPATEKEHRQNDKVFRPVDYRAGDIKSQIASVVRHLPNYYKFQTLGEYNALLSLFNVTIEKVEGELQGQIRQGLLYIPLNDKGERTGHPFKASLFGKNAGLPTLELHFAKSKEALKDHPAKPTIKAAVTVALQSTNDEQGFKKLLGEQGINVVVRRNDTGRIYGMTFIDHNSKAVWNGSRLSKELSANALNDYWNNNIKPEIKEPVELQPKRSTSNDANLPEEEPHHLFDFLNTEKREDGLIEALGGLLPEAQGEDYEEQDFANKMKKKRKRQKGQR, translated from the coding sequence ATGATAGCGAAAATCGGAAGAAGGGAAAATTTATACGGAGCTTTGGCTTACAATCAGCTCAAAGTAGAGAATGAAAACGGACAGATTTTGTTTGCCAATAAGATGATTGAAACTGCCAACGGTCAATATTCCGTTGCACAATTAGCCCAATCTTTTGTGCCTTACCTGATAGCCAACCGCAATACCGAAAAACATACGTTGCATATTTCGCTCAACCCTGACCCGAATGATAAGGTAAGCGATGATAAGTTCAGGGAAATGGCAGAAGAATATATGAAGGAAATGGGTTACGGCGAACAGCCATTTGTGGTATTTAAACATACTGATATTGACCGAAGCCATATTCATATTGTATCAGTTTGCGTGGACGAAGATGGCAAAAAAATTTCAGACAAATTCGAGAAAATGCGGTCTATGAATATGTGCCGTGAGCTTGAAAGAAAACACGGATTGATACCCGCAACAGAGAAGGAGCATCGGCAGAACGACAAGGTTTTCCGTCCGGTCGATTATCGTGCAGGCGATATAAAAAGCCAAATCGCTTCAGTAGTTCGCCACTTACCGAATTATTACAAGTTTCAGACTTTGGGAGAATACAATGCTTTGCTTTCCCTGTTCAATGTTACTATCGAAAAAGTGGAGGGCGAATTGCAGGGTCAGATACGGCAGGGTTTATTATACATTCCGTTAAATGACAAAGGAGAAAGAACCGGACATCCATTCAAGGCTTCGCTTTTCGGAAAAAACGCAGGGCTGCCGACTTTGGAATTGCATTTTGCAAAAAGCAAAGAGGCTTTAAAAGACCACCCGGCAAAGCCAACCATTAAAGCTGCCGTTACCGTTGCCCTGCAATCAACAAATGATGAGCAGGGTTTTAAAAAGCTGTTAGGCGAACAAGGCATTAACGTAGTGGTGCGAAGGAATGATACAGGGCGTATTTACGGAATGACATTTATAGACCACAATTCTAAAGCGGTTTGGAACGGTTCACGGTTGAGCAAGGAACTTTCTGCCAATGCCCTTAATGATTATTGGAACAATAACATCAAACCGGAGATTAAAGAGCCCGTTGAATTACAACCGAAAAGATCTACTTCAAATGATGCAAATCTTCCTGAGGAAGAACCACATCATTTGTTCGACTTCTTAAATACTGAAAAGCGCGAAGACGGTTTGATTGAAGCATTGGGCGGTTTGCTTCCCGAAGCACAGGGCGAGGATTATGAGGAACAGGATTTTGCCAATAAAATGAAGAAAAAAAGAAAACGCCAAAAAGGTCAGCGATAA